A genomic segment from bacterium encodes:
- the panB gene encoding 3-methyl-2-oxobutanoate hydroxymethyltransferase, with amino-acid sequence MIENEKITVPKIINMKQKGNKIVCLTAYDWTFATILDKSGIDIILVGDSGGMVSAGYETTLPVTMNEMLLYTKSVVRGVKQALVVADMPFLSYQADISEAVRNSGMFLKEAGADAVKLEGGEYIAETVNRIVQCGIPVMGHLGLTPQSIRSFGGYSLRGSEKKEAEKMMRDAVILEQAGVFAIVLEKIPSDLARQITESVAIPTIGIGAGPHCDGQILVTHDLLGLFESFRPKFVRRYANLADTIESAVSDYSKDVKSGKFPNKKESF; translated from the coding sequence ATGATTGAAAATGAGAAAATAACAGTCCCGAAAATTATAAATATGAAGCAGAAAGGCAATAAAATAGTATGCCTCACAGCATACGACTGGACTTTTGCAACGATTCTTGATAAATCCGGAATTGATATCATTCTGGTTGGCGATTCAGGTGGAATGGTTTCAGCCGGTTATGAAACAACCCTGCCTGTAACTATGAATGAGATGCTTCTCTATACGAAGTCAGTTGTGCGCGGTGTGAAGCAGGCTCTTGTTGTTGCAGACATGCCATTTCTTTCATATCAGGCTGACATTAGTGAAGCAGTGAGAAACAGCGGAATGTTCTTAAAAGAGGCTGGTGCTGATGCTGTCAAACTTGAAGGTGGAGAATACATTGCAGAAACAGTAAACCGTATTGTACAGTGCGGAATACCTGTTATGGGACATCTGGGGCTTACTCCTCAATCAATCAGGAGTTTTGGAGGCTACAGCCTGCGCGGTTCTGAAAAAAAAGAGGCTGAAAAAATGATGCGTGATGCTGTTATTCTGGAACAAGCCGGAGTTTTCGCCATAGTTTTGGAAAAAATTCCATCGGATCTTGCACGACAAATAACAGAATCTGTTGCCATTCCGACAATCGGAATCGGAGCTGGACCGCATTGTGACGGGCAAATTCTTGTTACGCATGACCTTTTAGGCCTCTTTGAATCTTTCAGGCCTAAATTTGTACGCCGGTATGCAAATCTCGCAGATACTATAGAATCAGCTGTCTCAGATTATAGTAAAGATGTTAAATCAGGTAAATTCCCGAATAAAAAGGAGAGTTTTTAA